One region of Candidatus Bathyarchaeota archaeon genomic DNA includes:
- a CDS encoding site-specific DNA-methyltransferase, whose product MKKKKPLQRETEMQEPFFKNPKVTIVNEDVLTTKQLDKETIDLIITSPPYNVDIKYNNHNDKISYEDYLEFSNKWMTRCFNWLKNDGRFCLNIPLDKNKNGQQSVGADLTTIAKKVGFKYHSTIVWNEGNISRRTAWGSWMKASAPFVIAPVELIVVLYKNSWKKTSGSKISDIARKDFMDWTNGLWTFNGESAKRTGHPAPFPIELPHRCIKLFSFVDDLILDPFLGSGSTIVAATLDNRRSIGIDIDLEYCKIAKKRLIDQAHIFESALVKQEENNGTKKRRRKQRIPVKPTNGILQKEPK is encoded by the coding sequence ATGAAAAAGAAAAAACCTCTACAGAGAGAAACCGAAATGCAAGAGCCCTTCTTCAAAAACCCCAAGGTTACAATCGTTAACGAAGACGTTCTTACAACAAAACAATTAGATAAAGAAACCATAGATCTAATCATAACCTCACCGCCCTACAATGTTGATATTAAATACAATAATCATAACGACAAAATCTCATACGAGGATTATTTGGAATTCTCGAATAAATGGATGACTCGATGTTTTAATTGGTTAAAGAACGATGGGCGTTTTTGCCTCAATATACCGCTTGATAAAAACAAAAATGGCCAGCAAAGTGTTGGAGCAGATTTAACAACAATTGCCAAAAAAGTTGGATTCAAATATCACTCAACAATTGTTTGGAACGAAGGTAATATATCGCGAAGAACTGCATGGGGTTCATGGATGAAAGCTTCAGCACCTTTCGTTATTGCCCCTGTAGAGTTAATTGTAGTTCTCTATAAGAACAGTTGGAAAAAAACAAGCGGCAGTAAGATTTCAGACATAGCTAGAAAGGATTTTATGGATTGGACAAACGGATTATGGACTTTTAATGGAGAAAGTGCAAAAAGAACCGGCCATCCAGCACCGTTTCCGATTGAGCTCCCCCATCGCTGTATAAAACTATTTAGCTTCGTTGATGACTTAATATTAGATCCATTTTTAGGCTCAGGAAGCACCATAGTAGCTGCCACATTAGATAACAGAAGAAGCATCGGCATAGACATAGACTTAGAGTACTGCAAAATAGCAAAGAAACGCTTAATTGACCAAGCACATATATTTGAAAGCGCTCTTGTTAAGCAAGAGGAAAACAATGGGACTAAAAAGCGTAGACGAAAACAACGGATCCCAGTCAAACCTACTAATGGAATACTTCAAAAAGAACCCAAATAA
- a CDS encoding polyprenyl synthetase family protein translates to MQGNRFKFVEDKLDYYKQLTLETLQPYLHSRKEPRKYLYDLLPIYPNRGGKGLRPGLCIATCRAFGGSTHSVLKSAAALELLHNTFLIHDDVEDGSDFRRGKPTIHSIYGAPIAINLADAMSALSIYPLVENRDVLGANIAGEVFSEVLHMVTETAEGQALELGWMRDNNTEITDADYFRMTLKKTAWYTCIHPCRIGALIGSGGSLNLDRFNQFAYFMGVAFQIQDDVLNLVAEYQRYGKEIGGDIWEGKRTLMLINLLNSCDSTEKRRLRAFLGKPREKRIPEDILWVYSLMDKYDSIDYARSVAVELAREALKQFDVAYGSAPNSEDKEFIKQIVVYMIERQL, encoded by the coding sequence ATGCAGGGTAATCGCTTCAAGTTTGTAGAAGACAAATTGGATTACTACAAACAGCTTACCCTAGAAACATTACAGCCCTACCTTCATTCAAGAAAAGAACCGCGCAAATACCTATACGACCTTTTACCCATTTATCCTAACCGCGGCGGTAAAGGTCTCCGACCTGGCTTATGCATAGCAACATGTCGTGCATTTGGTGGAAGCACTCACAGCGTCCTCAAATCTGCTGCCGCGCTGGAACTGTTACATAACACTTTTCTTATTCATGATGATGTTGAAGACGGCAGCGATTTTCGTCGAGGAAAACCCACAATCCACTCCATTTACGGCGCGCCCATCGCGATAAACCTCGCTGACGCCATGAGCGCTTTAAGCATTTACCCTTTAGTAGAAAATCGTGATGTATTGGGCGCCAACATCGCTGGCGAAGTATTCTCCGAAGTTCTCCACATGGTAACTGAGACAGCGGAGGGGCAAGCCCTCGAATTGGGCTGGATGCGCGACAACAACACAGAGATAACAGACGCTGACTACTTCCGAATGACCCTAAAAAAGACCGCATGGTACACCTGCATACATCCCTGCCGCATTGGCGCCTTAATCGGGTCAGGCGGCTCCCTTAACCTTGACCGATTCAACCAATTCGCCTACTTTATGGGTGTAGCTTTCCAAATCCAAGATGATGTCCTCAATTTAGTTGCTGAATACCAGCGCTACGGCAAAGAAATTGGCGGCGACATTTGGGAAGGCAAACGTACTCTCATGTTAATCAATCTTCTAAACAGCTGCGACTCCACTGAGAAAAGAAGACTTCGCGCCTTTCTAGGAAAACCCCGCGAGAAGCGTATCCCAGAAGACATTCTATGGGTCTACTCTCTAATGGATAAGTATGACTCAATAGATTACGCCCGAAGCGTCGCCGTGGAGCTTGCAAGAGAAGCCCTAAAGCAATTCGATGTCGCCTATGGTAGCGCGCCCAACTCAGAAGATAAAGAGTTCATCAAACAAATCGTTGTGTATATGATTGAACGGCAGCTTTAA
- a CDS encoding TIGR02391 family protein, whose translation MTDTTKLPELRDQIKNITTLITHVAEGRIEANDKEKEYTALSKKIDENCVACGIKVPKQFPSLTDFFVFFRSKLQTTEEKSNYANKIYEKTLEDITNAQEKTQPPITKEDEKAQALFEQIITHPEIKTVSAGLFNGRNYRNAVLDAAIRLEEMIKKKANYPKDNKGRELSGVSLMHRVFDSQNPILSWTKNSTQIDKDELDGYKLIFAGTVQGIRDTKAHAIFNISPMRALKLLTLIVVLAELVDSASII comes from the coding sequence ATGACTGACACGACCAAGCTCCCTGAGCTCAGGGACCAGATTAAAAACATCACTACATTAATCACTCATGTCGCTGAGGGAAGAATTGAAGCAAACGACAAAGAGAAGGAATATACAGCATTAAGCAAAAAAATTGACGAAAACTGTGTTGCCTGTGGAATCAAAGTGCCCAAACAGTTTCCATCTTTAACTGACTTCTTTGTATTTTTCCGTTCGAAGCTACAGACTACTGAAGAAAAGAGCAATTACGCGAATAAGATTTACGAAAAAACTTTAGAAGATATTACTAATGCTCAAGAAAAAACCCAGCCTCCAATAACCAAAGAAGACGAAAAAGCCCAAGCCCTATTCGAACAAATAATAACACATCCGGAAATCAAAACAGTATCTGCAGGGCTGTTTAATGGCAGAAATTACCGTAATGCTGTTTTAGACGCGGCAATTAGACTAGAAGAAATGATAAAAAAGAAAGCTAATTACCCCAAGGACAACAAAGGACGAGAGTTATCAGGAGTCAGTTTGATGCACCGAGTATTTGATAGCCAAAATCCCATTCTCAGTTGGACAAAAAATAGTACACAAATCGATAAAGATGAATTAGATGGATACAAACTAATTTTCGCAGGAACGGTACAAGGTATTCGAGATACAAAAGCACATGCAATATTTAACATAAGTCCTATGAGAGCCCTCAAACTTCTAACGCTAATAGTGGTTCTCGCAGAACTTGTGGATTCCGCAAGTATAATATAA
- a CDS encoding thiamine pyrophosphate-binding protein codes for MQNLTIEQKPAAPESKVRTGGELFMRILQEDEVPFVFGTTGAGMAEIQDAMVMVKPPKWIMGLHEFTTVNAAAGYALASESLGAALIDRNVGTQNAAGAFYCAYMNMAPIAVFASKNVAGVPVPTGQVEYHYMNYEGTLVEPWIKWNTQNESLETLAYDVVKAIFMATAEPWGTTYLTLRQDLMAQKLPSEFGAKHLECVNQTRLPQNSPRLLDDATVKKIYDAIMNYANPEIVVSHLGRRKAGYRALLDFAHIFGLPVRDFRAFLNFPITDALHVGFPFLTQPPCLMPDVDLAVTLELGLLPHQRFGDADAIDLTSDLLHRQDVPGGGEYGSTLFPAVVRGVCDVAPTLDKITEYAQKNMTLKQKELVAERAERAAQEHNRIFGAARRKAKQSYDQGKLDASSVGYVLNEKWPCDGIWVDGSITPRNTLLQLVELKDAGTYFSNPSFHLGAVVGMAYGAALGSRKYVDVEDHGNYLIGKLSHQDRAPHPVICTTGDGDAIFGNLPSALWTCSHYGLGVLYVILNNACWGVEWSPIEKATEHWAKNAHDFEFLDLERPQIDYTAMAAAFSVLGCRVETPQQFEYALEEGIAMACKNKPMVIDVMLDKPTGPEHSVVP; via the coding sequence ATGCAAAATCTCACAATAGAACAAAAACCAGCCGCCCCTGAAAGCAAAGTTCGGACAGGCGGAGAACTATTCATGCGCATCCTTCAAGAAGACGAGGTCCCATTCGTATTCGGAACTACAGGCGCAGGCATGGCAGAAATCCAAGACGCCATGGTTATGGTTAAACCGCCCAAATGGATCATGGGCCTCCACGAATTCACCACCGTCAACGCTGCCGCTGGATACGCGCTTGCTTCAGAAAGCTTAGGTGCAGCCTTAATTGACCGAAACGTTGGAACCCAAAACGCTGCAGGAGCCTTCTACTGCGCCTACATGAACATGGCGCCCATCGCGGTGTTTGCTTCCAAAAATGTTGCTGGGGTTCCTGTCCCCACGGGCCAAGTTGAATATCACTACATGAATTACGAGGGCACATTGGTAGAGCCTTGGATAAAATGGAACACCCAAAATGAATCCCTCGAAACCTTAGCCTACGACGTTGTCAAAGCCATCTTTATGGCAACTGCAGAACCATGGGGGACGACTTATCTGACTTTGCGGCAGGATTTAATGGCTCAAAAACTCCCTTCAGAGTTTGGTGCAAAACATCTTGAATGCGTTAATCAAACAAGACTACCCCAAAATTCCCCCCGACTCCTCGATGATGCAACGGTAAAAAAAATCTACGATGCCATAATGAATTACGCTAACCCCGAAATCGTCGTTTCTCACTTGGGGCGACGAAAAGCAGGGTATAGGGCATTACTGGATTTTGCGCACATTTTTGGGTTGCCCGTTAGGGATTTTAGGGCTTTTCTAAACTTCCCCATCACCGACGCGTTGCATGTCGGTTTCCCGTTTCTAACGCAGCCACCCTGCTTGATGCCTGATGTTGATCTCGCGGTGACGTTGGAGTTGGGGTTGTTGCCTCATCAACGGTTTGGGGATGCAGACGCCATAGACTTAACAAGCGATTTATTGCATCGGCAGGATGTGCCCGGCGGAGGTGAATATGGCTCTACACTTTTCCCCGCTGTTGTTCGAGGCGTTTGTGACGTAGCGCCTACATTGGACAAGATTACTGAGTATGCTCAAAAAAACATGACTTTAAAACAGAAGGAACTTGTGGCTGAAAGAGCCGAGAGAGCCGCTCAAGAGCACAACCGCATTTTTGGGGCTGCCCGTCGAAAAGCCAAGCAGAGCTATGACCAGGGCAAACTTGACGCCTCCTCGGTAGGATATGTCCTCAACGAGAAGTGGCCGTGTGATGGCATATGGGTTGATGGCTCCATAACCCCGCGGAATACACTTTTGCAGCTAGTGGAACTCAAAGATGCAGGCACCTACTTCTCTAACCCCAGCTTTCACCTTGGAGCCGTTGTGGGGATGGCGTATGGGGCTGCGTTAGGGTCCAGAAAATATGTTGACGTTGAAGACCACGGGAACTATCTGATAGGAAAATTAAGTCATCAAGATAGGGCACCTCACCCCGTGATTTGCACCACTGGCGATGGGGATGCCATTTTTGGGAATTTGCCCTCAGCGCTGTGGACGTGCAGCCACTACGGTTTGGGTGTGCTTTATGTGATTTTGAACAATGCCTGTTGGGGAGTTGAGTGGTCACCGATAGAGAAAGCAACGGAGCATTGGGCAAAAAATGCGCATGATTTTGAGTTTTTGGATTTAGAAAGGCCCCAAATTGACTACACCGCCATGGCAGCCGCATTTTCGGTGCTGGGTTGCAGAGTTGAGACGCCCCAGCAGTTTGAGTATGCCTTAGAGGAAGGCATTGCGATGGCATGCAAAAACAAGCCAATGGTCATTGATGTGATGTTAGATAAGCCCACGGGTCCCGAGCATTCAGTGGTACCATAG
- a CDS encoding B12-binding domain-containing radical SAM protein, which translates to MQTASGKKIVLTASATEMSDFLNNPFIAFVGGFGKGPIPLSYVRKTLYPSCGDKNNREAQYAPYGLRKVESILIEGGFNPDDIAVVHPENLEYFVGPDTKVVGISSMDPTGMGYVSKTYSSIVGGGEPMNRIEFRKLVTNPALKKYKPKIIVGGYGSWQLERQHVSESYGVDCVLMGGRPKVIVEVFKKALNGELIPRIVKADESLDNWNYNAEMPITKHVAIHGAVEISKGCGRNCQFCTPTMQHKIDVPLEKIMSEVALSTAQGSDHITLITEDLFLYGAKDPKFVPNREAVVKLCKSVADYPGVKSIQAAHMSLAPVWHDPQMIKELAEVLIEKSWYSFGKKPIITAETGIETGSPRLMKKYMGGKMLPFQPEQWQDVVTNAFGILNDNDWFPLATLIIGLPDEKEEDMLQTLELMDKLKDYNAFYVPLFFVPLENCVLMKQKGTEMDSLSKARWDFFIKCWEYNVKIWKPTFLENRINNPMLYKTFDRVVIPYFGKILGAYYGLTRGGSGEQFKQAVWQLSMPMPDNGRKVKGKTKT; encoded by the coding sequence TTGCAAACAGCATCGGGCAAAAAAATCGTTCTCACAGCGTCCGCAACAGAAATGAGTGATTTTCTCAATAATCCCTTCATTGCGTTCGTAGGTGGATTCGGTAAAGGCCCCATCCCCCTGTCCTACGTACGCAAAACCCTCTACCCCAGTTGCGGGGACAAAAATAATAGGGAAGCGCAATACGCCCCCTATGGGCTTCGAAAAGTTGAATCCATACTTATTGAGGGCGGTTTCAACCCTGACGACATTGCCGTCGTGCACCCTGAAAACCTTGAATACTTTGTGGGTCCTGACACTAAAGTCGTCGGCATCTCCAGCATGGACCCCACCGGTATGGGCTATGTAAGCAAAACCTACAGCTCAATCGTAGGCGGCGGCGAACCCATGAACCGCATTGAATTCCGCAAACTCGTCACCAATCCTGCCCTAAAAAAGTACAAGCCGAAAATAATTGTGGGCGGATATGGTTCATGGCAGCTTGAGCGTCAACATGTTTCTGAAAGTTACGGCGTGGACTGCGTCCTTATGGGCGGTCGACCTAAAGTAATTGTAGAGGTCTTCAAAAAAGCTCTAAACGGGGAACTGATTCCACGTATTGTTAAAGCGGATGAATCTTTAGATAACTGGAACTACAACGCTGAGATGCCCATAACCAAGCATGTTGCTATTCATGGCGCGGTCGAAATCTCCAAAGGCTGCGGTCGCAACTGCCAATTCTGCACCCCGACAATGCAGCACAAAATTGATGTGCCGCTTGAAAAAATCATGTCTGAAGTCGCCCTAAGCACTGCTCAGGGCAGCGACCACATCACGCTAATCACCGAAGACCTATTCCTCTACGGCGCAAAAGACCCCAAATTTGTTCCAAACCGGGAAGCCGTGGTGAAACTTTGTAAAAGCGTCGCAGACTATCCGGGTGTAAAAAGCATCCAAGCCGCCCACATGTCTTTGGCGCCGGTTTGGCATGATCCCCAAATGATAAAGGAACTTGCCGAAGTCCTTATCGAGAAAAGCTGGTATAGCTTCGGCAAAAAACCCATAATCACCGCCGAAACCGGCATCGAAACCGGCAGCCCTCGTCTCATGAAAAAGTACATGGGGGGCAAAATGTTGCCGTTCCAGCCTGAACAGTGGCAAGACGTCGTTACCAACGCGTTTGGTATTTTAAATGATAATGACTGGTTCCCGCTTGCTACGCTTATCATCGGGTTACCTGATGAGAAAGAAGAAGACATGCTTCAGACGTTGGAGTTGATGGATAAACTCAAAGACTACAACGCGTTTTATGTGCCGTTGTTTTTTGTGCCGCTGGAAAACTGTGTGCTCATGAAACAGAAGGGCACCGAAATGGATTCGCTATCAAAGGCTCGTTGGGACTTCTTCATTAAATGCTGGGAATACAACGTTAAAATCTGGAAACCCACCTTCCTAGAAAACCGCATCAACAACCCGATGCTCTACAAAACCTTTGACCGCGTGGTTATCCCCTACTTTGGCAAAATCCTTGGTGCATACTACGGCTTAACCCGCGGCGGAAGCGGCGAACAATTCAAACAAGCCGTCTGGCAACTAAGCATGCCAATGCCAGACAACGGCCGAAAAGTAAAAGGGAAAACAAAAACTTAG
- a CDS encoding site-specific integrase — translation MKWEKPFFTREERLPNVPTTEQVNAIIATFTRKYVTIFSILRDTGLRPVELHRLRLKNINQENGTITPKTAKNGAARILKLPQPTLAMLKEYLTKCCFKQTDVLFPPTKKQCHIWVLRRNQLAKKLNQQELTKFRLYDLRHYYATMLYAKTKDILLVKQQLGHKRIEHTLIYTHLINFKTDEYISRTVQVGTPTTLKEMCELAEAGFTKFTEIDGYQIFRKPK, via the coding sequence TTGAAATGGGAAAAACCATTTTTTACAAGAGAGGAAAGACTCCCAAATGTACCAACAACCGAACAAGTCAACGCTATAATCGCGACTTTTACCAGAAAATACGTAACCATTTTTAGCATATTAAGAGACACAGGACTAAGACCAGTCGAACTACATAGGCTACGACTAAAAAATATTAATCAAGAAAACGGAACGATAACACCAAAAACAGCCAAGAATGGAGCCGCAAGAATTCTAAAGCTACCACAACCAACCTTGGCAATGCTTAAAGAGTACCTTACAAAGTGCTGCTTTAAACAAACAGATGTTTTGTTTCCCCCAACAAAAAAGCAATGCCATATATGGGTTCTTAGAAGAAATCAATTGGCCAAGAAACTCAACCAACAAGAGCTAACCAAGTTTAGATTATACGACTTAAGACATTATTACGCAACAATGCTATATGCGAAAACTAAGGATATCCTACTTGTAAAACAACAACTCGGACACAAACGAATCGAACATACTCTAATCTACACTCACTTAATCAACTTCAAAACCGACGAATACATTTCAAGGACTGTTCAAGTAGGAACGCCCACGACACTAAAAGAAATGTGCGAATTAGCTGAAGCAGGCTTCACTAAATTTACAGAGATAGATGGATACCAAATATTCAGAAAACCAAAGTAG
- the arsB gene encoding ACR3 family arsenite efflux transporter, whose translation MNNKEGHVKKELSLGLWEKYLTLWIALCIVVGLLVGQFIPAFGQFMDSLKFAKLSIPIGILLFFMMYPTVVGIQFSDVKKAARNPKPLIVTIIANWIIAPPLMTFLANVFFAGNPQYVAGLILLGLSPCTAMVMWWMFLARGDMAQGLINTAFNALLMLGLYAPLAAIYLGVSSIPVPWDLIAISVLVFIALPVGAGALSRRLIIRKKGEEWFKDKYNPVVGKISIVALLLTLIVLFSFEGKTILTNPVLVALLAVPLLIHYAIMILWTYPLGYFSGWKYESAIDTTIIGSSSHFEVAIAVAVTLYGIGSDAALATVIGPLLEVPLMLSLVKLGLRTRKYFPRKPKSITNPPI comes from the coding sequence GTGAACAACAAAGAAGGTCACGTTAAAAAGGAATTATCCTTGGGGTTATGGGAAAAGTACCTTACTCTATGGATAGCCCTGTGTATCGTTGTGGGGTTACTTGTGGGGCAGTTTATTCCTGCTTTCGGTCAGTTTATGGATTCCCTCAAATTCGCTAAACTGTCCATTCCAATCGGGATATTGCTTTTCTTTATGATGTATCCGACTGTGGTTGGAATACAATTTAGTGACGTTAAAAAGGCTGCGCGTAACCCTAAGCCGCTTATTGTTACAATTATAGCTAATTGGATTATTGCTCCACCGCTTATGACTTTCTTGGCAAACGTGTTTTTTGCTGGAAATCCGCAATACGTTGCTGGTTTAATCCTCTTAGGCTTGTCTCCATGTACTGCTATGGTTATGTGGTGGATGTTTCTGGCCAGAGGGGATATGGCACAAGGCTTGATTAATACAGCTTTTAATGCACTTCTGATGCTTGGGTTGTATGCTCCATTAGCTGCAATCTATTTGGGCGTTAGTAGTATCCCTGTTCCTTGGGATTTGATTGCTATAAGCGTTTTAGTGTTTATTGCCTTGCCCGTTGGCGCTGGAGCGCTATCTCGCCGCCTCATTATTCGTAAGAAAGGGGAGGAGTGGTTTAAGGACAAATACAATCCGGTAGTTGGCAAAATTTCCATAGTTGCTTTGCTGCTAACATTGATTGTTCTTTTCTCCTTTGAGGGTAAAACCATATTGACTAACCCTGTTTTGGTTGCTTTACTTGCAGTGCCTCTGCTGATACATTACGCTATTATGATTCTTTGGACTTATCCGCTAGGTTACTTTTCAGGCTGGAAATATGAAAGCGCCATTGACACCACAATCATAGGTAGCAGTAGCCACTTCGAGGTCGCTATAGCAGTAGCTGTCACACTTTATGGAATTGGGTCGGATGCGGCTTTGGCAACAGTAATCGGACCACTATTAGAAGTGCCGCTTATGCTCTCTCTTGTTAAACTTGGGCTAAGGACAAGAAAATATTTTCCGCGAAAACCAAAGAGCATAACTAACCCACCTATCTAA
- a CDS encoding HNH endonuclease, whose product MEYFKKNPNKNIPHPEIVDWATAEWLKRTGKILRDPDRAIRKLSQSGLLVKVSKGIYRYEPEFVQKRDLEDFTPVQKEEIMKRDGYKCVICGRGRENGVELQVDHIKPKDQGGKATIDNGETLCAQHNFQKKNYKQTESGKKYFIRLYEKSKAIEDSQTMDFCRQILEVYEKNKVNGHIEWKK is encoded by the coding sequence ATGGAATACTTCAAAAAGAACCCAAATAAGAACATACCTCATCCGGAAATAGTTGATTGGGCAACTGCAGAATGGCTCAAACGAACCGGTAAAATCTTACGTGACCCAGATCGAGCCATACGAAAATTATCACAAAGCGGATTATTAGTCAAAGTATCGAAAGGCATTTATCGATATGAACCAGAGTTTGTTCAAAAAAGAGATTTAGAAGATTTTACTCCAGTGCAAAAAGAAGAAATTATGAAACGTGATGGATACAAGTGTGTTATTTGCGGAAGAGGACGAGAAAACGGCGTCGAATTACAAGTAGATCATATTAAACCCAAAGACCAAGGCGGAAAAGCTACAATCGATAATGGTGAAACACTTTGTGCTCAGCATAACTTCCAGAAGAAGAATTATAAACAAACTGAATCAGGTAAAAAATACTTTATACGATTGTACGAAAAATCGAAAGCAATCGAAGATAGTCAAACAATGGATTTTTGTAGACAAATATTAGAAGTCTATGAAAAAAATAAAGTTAATGGACATATTGAATGGAAAAAATAA
- a CDS encoding tRNA (adenine-N1)-methyltransferase: MRNKSLANEKIQDGDYVLIYLDARRTYMIKVQAGQTFHTHKGYLKLDELIGKEYGEPIKSSLGINFTTLKPSLTDYIMKSSRNTQIIYPKDAALIVMLSGIGPGSRVVESGTGTGSLTTALAHYVGDTGKVYTYELREEFQKNAAKNLQRSKLIDRVEMKSGDVTLGYQERDVDAVILDLAVPWLVVPHAYTALKPSGILVSFSPTIDQVVRTTEAMRENGFVFIETIELLMRTMQVERGKTRPNTMMTGHTGYITHARKIIKPPQEEPAPQNQVPEAEPENLTQEIEELAEEETA, from the coding sequence GTGAGGAACAAGTCTTTGGCTAACGAGAAAATCCAAGATGGCGATTACGTGCTTATCTATCTTGATGCACGGCGCACTTACATGATTAAGGTGCAGGCAGGACAAACCTTCCATACCCACAAGGGCTACCTAAAACTTGACGAGCTAATCGGCAAAGAATACGGCGAACCAATCAAAAGCAGCCTCGGCATAAACTTCACCACCCTAAAACCCTCCCTAACCGATTACATTATGAAATCCAGCCGCAACACCCAAATCATATACCCCAAAGACGCCGCGCTTATCGTCATGCTTAGCGGAATTGGCCCCGGCAGCCGCGTCGTCGAATCAGGCACAGGCACAGGCTCACTAACCACCGCGCTGGCGCATTACGTCGGTGACACGGGCAAAGTCTACACCTATGAGCTTCGAGAAGAATTCCAAAAAAACGCCGCCAAAAACCTCCAACGAAGCAAACTAATTGACCGCGTTGAAATGAAGTCTGGCGATGTAACATTAGGCTACCAAGAACGCGACGTAGACGCAGTGATTTTAGACCTTGCAGTTCCCTGGCTTGTTGTTCCCCATGCCTACACCGCACTAAAACCCTCAGGAATCTTAGTTTCGTTTAGTCCCACCATCGACCAGGTTGTTCGCACCACCGAAGCCATGCGTGAAAACGGGTTTGTTTTCATCGAAACCATCGAGCTGCTCATGCGCACCATGCAAGTGGAACGCGGAAAAACCCGCCCCAACACCATGATGACAGGACACACCGGCTACATTACACACGCAAGAAAAATCATAAAACCACCCCAAGAAGAACCAGCCCCACAAAATCAGGTGCCTGAGGCAGAACCTGAAAATCTAACACAAGAAATAGAAGAATTGGCAGAAGAAGAAACTGCCTAA
- a CDS encoding DUF262 domain-containing protein: MVVDYNPWEAQVGDIKGQYDRGEIIPDPDWQRGYIWTLKDERLLIDSILRKIPIPKFYLTEEYDSKKGACIHYVVDGQQRIKAIYRFLNNEYTIEIGDKQYLFKDLDSKTQQKIIIYKLSGHYMVDFTTPDIVFLFERLNRTGIKLTNMELWNSRYYGTKILTLIRDIYENVFDFPTKRDYRDYDDTDTQKLQKSYVAAVYTEEQIKRMLPLDDIVDLLNCLHRGKVDSGNKADLESFLWSKKEIADAESIALKEKVKSIITNIKDIFTKKDLEDSLFSKRTHFISLLLAFGLFPPSHNISKNSLTIKKELLNFIENQPEDYKESVAGGIRHKERRELRVKYFHEIISKYSNKP, encoded by the coding sequence ATGGTTGTTGATTATAATCCTTGGGAAGCGCAAGTTGGAGATATAAAAGGTCAGTATGACCGCGGTGAAATAATTCCCGATCCCGATTGGCAGAGAGGGTACATCTGGACCTTAAAAGATGAAAGGTTATTAATTGATTCAATACTTAGAAAAATTCCTATTCCTAAGTTCTATCTTACGGAAGAGTACGATAGCAAGAAGGGTGCTTGTATACATTATGTAGTAGATGGTCAACAGCGTATAAAGGCGATATATCGCTTTCTTAACAACGAATATACAATCGAAATAGGTGATAAACAATATCTTTTCAAGGATTTGGATAGCAAAACTCAACAAAAAATAATTATTTATAAGTTGAGTGGTCACTACATGGTTGATTTCACCACTCCGGATATTGTTTTCCTATTTGAGCGGTTAAACCGCACGGGTATTAAGCTAACAAATATGGAATTGTGGAATAGTCGGTACTATGGAACAAAAATTCTTACCTTAATTCGCGATATTTATGAAAATGTTTTTGATTTTCCAACCAAGCGTGATTACAGAGATTATGATGATACAGACACTCAAAAACTTCAGAAATCTTATGTTGCAGCTGTTTATACGGAAGAGCAAATCAAGAGAATGCTTCCATTAGACGATATTGTGGACTTATTGAATTGTCTCCATAGAGGAAAGGTGGATAGTGGCAATAAGGCTGATTTAGAATCGTTCCTTTGGAGTAAAAAAGAGATAGCAGACGCCGAAAGTATAGCTCTTAAAGAGAAAGTCAAATCAATTATAACCAATATTAAGGACATTTTTACTAAAAAGGACTTAGAGGATTCACTTTTCAGTAAAAGAACACATTTTATTAGTTTATTACTTGCATTCGGGCTGTTTCCCCCAAGTCACAACATATCCAAGAATTCGCTGACTATCAAAAAGGAATTATTGAATTTCATTGAAAACCAACCGGAAGATTATAAAGAAAGTGTAGCTGGGGGCATTAGGCACAAGGAAAGACGAGAGTTAAGGGTAAAATACTTCCATGAAATTATTTCTAAGTATTCTAATAAACCCTAA